A region from the Polaribacter sp. Hel1_33_78 genome encodes:
- a CDS encoding recombinase family protein codes for MNKMVIKYNRTSTINQKGGRFELDKNKYDLTINDFGVSGKIPFKKREGGFQLIELVNESKVEKIVFEDLSRCGRTLKDSINTLDFFLEKGVVIKIRNIGIESHTPNGDKNPMWNIVTSILSSVYEMERERILEVTEMGRKNYVMKGGKLGRKLGSKEDTVVWLNKPQTKSIMKLLKMGKSNRDIIGRLNCSPKTITKCRNHLKQDLIIV; via the coding sequence ATGAATAAAATGGTAATTAAGTACAATAGAACATCAACTATCAATCAAAAGGGAGGAAGGTTTGAGTTAGATAAGAACAAATACGATTTAACTATAAACGATTTTGGAGTTAGTGGTAAAATACCTTTCAAAAAGAGAGAAGGAGGTTTTCAACTTATTGAACTGGTAAATGAGAGTAAGGTTGAGAAAATTGTTTTTGAGGATTTGAGTAGGTGTGGTAGAACTCTGAAAGATTCAATTAATACATTGGATTTCTTTTTGGAAAAGGGTGTGGTAATAAAAATCAGAAACATTGGTATTGAATCTCATACTCCTAATGGTGATAAAAACCCTATGTGGAATATTGTTACTTCTATCCTTTCATCAGTTTATGAAATGGAAAGAGAGAGAATCTTAGAGGTTACAGAGATGGGTAGGAAAAATTATGTAATGAAGGGTGGAAAGTTAGGAAGGAAGTTAGGAAGTAAAGAAGATACTGTTGTTTGGTTAAATAAACCTCAAACCAAATCCATTATGAAACTTCTCAAAATGGGAAAATCTAATAGAGATATTATTGGAAGGTTGAATTGTTCTCCTAAAACAATTACAAAGTGTAGAAATCATTTGAAACAAGATTTAATTATTGTGTAA
- a CDS encoding DUF4917 family protein yields the protein MDLFKNLEELWGKPLLLGNGFSVLNNPTFNYTNLIDEIKNEYEDEMTTILNDNNNKNIEEILFKIQSSIEICKILTIDVEKIKKVEEKLKKSFIETITKIQPDWNFFKTESGTLFGNQLKKFGNIFTTNYDLNLYYLMVQSKNGLINHSDNFSNDGNYLKFDNENNEIHRHHIYYLHGNIMLFSNEDNVYKVRHSQGQRIVSQIEENLNNNYLPLIITEGNSEHKLNKINGNKYLRFCFKEFNKLKSLVIFGHSLSEFDKHILDVINDSKKRVYYGLNKPTNEKINKVKSLFGENIELKIFNSSLLFNTDQNS from the coding sequence ATGGATTTATTTAAAAATCTAGAGGAGTTATGGGGGAAACCTTTGTTATTGGGTAATGGGTTTAGTGTTTTAAACAATCCAACTTTTAATTATACTAATTTAATTGATGAGATAAAAAATGAGTATGAAGACGAAATGACAACTATTTTAAATGATAACAATAATAAAAATATAGAAGAAATATTGTTTAAAATCCAATCGAGTATTGAAATCTGTAAAATATTAACTATTGACGTTGAAAAAATTAAAAAAGTAGAAGAAAAACTAAAAAAAAGTTTTATCGAGACAATAACAAAAATTCAACCAGATTGGAATTTCTTTAAAACCGAATCAGGAACCTTATTTGGTAATCAATTAAAAAAGTTTGGAAATATTTTCACTACAAATTATGATTTAAATCTATATTATTTAATGGTACAATCTAAAAATGGGTTGATAAATCATTCTGACAACTTCTCTAATGATGGAAATTATTTGAAATTTGATAATGAAAACAATGAAATACATAGACATCACATTTATTATTTACACGGAAACATAATGTTGTTCAGTAATGAAGATAATGTGTACAAAGTAAGACATTCACAAGGTCAAAGAATAGTTTCACAAATTGAAGAAAACTTAAATAATAACTATCTCCCTTTAATCATAACTGAGGGAAACTCTGAACATAAATTAAATAAAATAAATGGGAATAAATACTTAAGGTTTTGTTTTAAAGAATTTAATAAACTTAAATCTTTGGTCATATTTGGTCATTCTTTAAGTGAATTTGATAAACACATATTAGATGTTATAAATGATTCTAAAAAAAGAGTTTATTATGGATTAAATAAACCTACAAATGAAAAAATTAACAAAGTAAAATCTTTATTTGGTGAAAATATTGAACTTAAAATTTTTAACTCAAGTTTACTTTTCAATACTGACCAAAATTCTTAA